TATATTAGAAAATTCTGATTTTAACAAATTGACCTTCATTCCTTAATCAAAATTTTCCCAATGGAAATATGAACCTTTTTATGACTAATTTTACAATTTTTATTTGAAATTAATTTAAATATTCAGTAAAATTTCATAAAAGGGAGGCTGTTTATGAGTATTCTTTTATCCAGTTTGGAAAGGAAGTTGCATAAGGTCGAAAAGGCAGATGAAAGAATTTGGGTAGAAACATCCATGGATTTTATATGTAAAAGAACTCCGGATGGACTTATTACATATGTTTCGCCCTCTGTTCGATCCATGCTTGGTTATGAGCCATCTGAATTAGTTGGAAGGCTGTACACTTTATTTGTCCATGCAGAAGATTATAAAAGAATTTTGAGTACTGCCATGCCCCAATCCGAGGAAGTTTGCAGCCTGACATACCGCATTAAGCGAAAAGATGGAGTATACATATGGGTGAACTCACGGATATCGGTCGTAAGACATCCCGATACAAATGAACCGTTCGAACTAATTTCAGTTACAAGTGATGTTTCTGCTAAAATCAAGGCAGAGCATTTTATTCTGGAGTATGAGAAATTAAACGTTGTCGGACAGCTTGCCGCAGGTATTGCCCACGAAATCAAGAATCCTTTGACAAGCCTAAAAGGCTTTATCCAGCTTATGAAGTCCGGCAAAGAATTAAATCATAATTATTTAGCGATCATGGAAGAGGAAATAAAGCGGATGGAGGCTGTTTCAAAAGAGCTTATGATTATGGCAAAGCCGCATAAGTCTGATTTTAAGTCCTTTGATATGAATGACTTGGTTGATCACGCCATTACTCTTTTAATGGCCGAGGCAGCAAAAAAGTGCGTCGAAATAACCAAGCAATCCACGTTGGAAGACGGAAGGCTTCTTTGTGATGGAAATAAAATCAAG
This portion of the Mesobacillus sp. S13 genome encodes:
- a CDS encoding ATP-binding protein translates to MSILLSSLERKLHKVEKADERIWVETSMDFICKRTPDGLITYVSPSVRSMLGYEPSELVGRLYTLFVHAEDYKRILSTAMPQSEEVCSLTYRIKRKDGVYIWVNSRISVVRHPDTNEPFELISVTSDVSAKIKAEHFILEYEKLNVVGQLAAGIAHEIKNPLTSLKGFIQLMKSGKELNHNYLAIMEEEIKRMEAVSKELMIMAKPHKSDFKSFDMNDLVDHAITLLMAEAAKKCVEITKQSTLEDGRLLCDGNKIKQVLINMLMNAIDAMDLPGEITIAISKENHLMSISISDSGKGIPSEDLEKIGKPFFTTKANGNGLGLMICHKIIEEHNGKINVTSSPEGTTFTIHLPIL